The Actinomycetota bacterium genome includes a region encoding these proteins:
- a CDS encoding TetR/AcrR family transcriptional regulator, producing the protein MSAASRRGSETKDRIIDAAIETVRDEGFADTTAREIARRGGFNQALIFYHFGSVDELLMEAFGRVSSQQVAAYREAVSRVSSLSDLVDVARRLHHEDLASGSVTAVTQLMAAATDPEQGGVLLDRFDEWIVLVEEALSRAAGNYPIASAVPPRQAAYAIAAMFLGIELMSRLDPERSEADAVFDVMETMARLIEQLAPTLPNPSPG; encoded by the coding sequence GTGAGCGCGGCGTCCCGCCGGGGGAGCGAAACGAAGGACCGCATCATCGACGCGGCGATCGAGACCGTGCGGGATGAGGGGTTCGCCGACACCACCGCCCGGGAGATCGCTCGCCGCGGCGGGTTCAATCAGGCGCTGATCTTCTACCACTTCGGCTCGGTGGACGAGCTGCTGATGGAGGCGTTCGGCCGGGTGTCGAGCCAGCAGGTCGCCGCCTACCGGGAGGCCGTGTCCCGGGTCTCGTCCCTGTCGGATCTGGTCGATGTCGCGCGGCGCCTGCACCATGAGGATCTTGCGAGCGGGTCGGTTACCGCGGTCACACAGTTGATGGCTGCGGCGACCGACCCCGAACAGGGCGGCGTCCTGCTCGACCGCTTCGACGAGTGGATCGTGCTCGTGGAAGAGGCGCTCAGCCGGGCGGCGGGGAACTACCCGATCGCGTCGGCGGTGCCACCGCGTCAGGCGGCATACGCGATCGCGGCGATGTTCCTCGGGATCGAACTGATGTCGCGGCTCGACCCCGAACGCTCGGAGGCGGACGCAGTCTTCGACGTGATGGAGACGATGGCCCGGCTGATCGAGCAGCTCGCACCGACGCTGCCGAACCCGTCGCCGGGTTGA
- a CDS encoding nuclear transport factor 2 family protein, translating to MAEHPNATLIRESFGAMERSDMQWFDQHMADDVVWHTGGNSKAAGETRGKDAVAQMMSAMDPSTMKADVHEILANDDHAVVMGTATVTAPSGASATYNYVNVFHIADGKLTEAWGMAENDAITDPIWDEFAPPA from the coding sequence ATGGCCGAACACCCCAATGCCACTCTGATCCGTGAGAGTTTCGGCGCGATGGAACGCAGCGACATGCAATGGTTCGATCAGCACATGGCTGACGACGTCGTGTGGCACACCGGAGGGAACAGCAAGGCCGCCGGCGAGACGCGAGGCAAGGACGCGGTCGCCCAGATGATGTCGGCGATGGACCCGTCCACGATGAAGGCCGACGTGCACGAGATCCTCGCGAACGATGATCACGCGGTGGTGATGGGGACGGCGACGGTCACCGCGCCCAGCGGCGCCTCGGCAACCTACAACTACGTGAACGTGTTCCACATCGCCGACGGCAAGCTCACCGAGGCCTGGGGGATGGCCGAGAACGACGCGATCACCGACCCCATCTGGGACGAGTTCGCGCCGCCCGCCTGA
- a CDS encoding hemerythrin domain-containing protein yields MDAIKLLKDDHRALKKLLEKIDGTTERGVKTRQELLARIKNDLSVHETIEEEIFYPALKEHAKTKEITLEAYEEHHVVDEIMDEIEQTPPDDERWGAKFTVMKENIEHHIEEEEDEMFKQAEQVLDADEIERLGDRMATRKEALLTG; encoded by the coding sequence ATGGACGCAATCAAGCTCCTGAAGGATGACCACCGAGCATTGAAGAAGTTGCTGGAGAAGATCGACGGCACGACCGAGCGTGGGGTGAAGACCAGGCAGGAGCTTCTTGCGCGAATCAAGAACGACCTCTCGGTGCACGAAACCATCGAAGAGGAGATCTTCTATCCCGCACTCAAGGAGCACGCGAAGACCAAGGAGATCACACTGGAAGCCTACGAGGAGCACCACGTCGTCGACGAAATCATGGACGAGATCGAGCAGACACCGCCTGATGATGAGCGCTGGGGAGCCAAGTTCACCGTCATGAAGGAGAACATCGAGCACCACATCGAGGAAGAAGAAGATGAGATGTTTAAGCAGGCCGAGCAGGTACTCGATGCTGACGAGATCGAGCGGCTCGGCGACCGCATGGCAACGCGGAAGGAGGCTCTCCTCACCGGATAG
- a CDS encoding alpha/beta hydrolase, with translation MTISYDRAGTGPLVVLLHGGISDRREWRGQLGPLSDGYTTVAWDAPGCGASSDVPASFRMPDFADILAGFVAALDLGQPHLVGLSWGSTVALELTRRHPTVPNSLVLVSAYAGWAGSLAPEQVAERIQGVHRGLRRPPEEWVREEWIPTLFTDRAPDDTIEEAVAMMSAFRPDAVMTMLLSMAEADLREVLPRIGVPTLLLYGEEDARSPLPVAKELHRKIPGSQLVVLPEVGHMCNMEAADRFNAALRAFLRAH, from the coding sequence TTGACGATCTCCTACGACCGAGCGGGGACCGGTCCCCTCGTCGTGTTGCTGCACGGAGGCATTTCGGACCGCCGAGAGTGGCGGGGCCAGCTCGGCCCACTTTCCGACGGATACACGACCGTCGCGTGGGATGCACCGGGCTGCGGCGCATCGTCCGATGTGCCGGCATCATTCCGGATGCCGGACTTCGCCGACATTCTCGCAGGCTTCGTCGCGGCGCTGGATCTCGGCCAACCTCATCTCGTCGGGCTGTCGTGGGGCTCGACCGTTGCCCTGGAGCTGACCCGTCGTCATCCGACCGTTCCGAACAGCCTCGTGCTCGTGTCTGCGTACGCGGGCTGGGCCGGGTCCCTCGCGCCTGAGCAGGTCGCGGAGCGGATCCAGGGGGTGCACCGCGGACTCCGTAGGCCTCCCGAGGAGTGGGTGCGAGAGGAGTGGATCCCGACGCTGTTCACCGACCGCGCTCCCGACGACACGATCGAGGAAGCGGTAGCGATGATGTCGGCCTTCCGTCCGGATGCGGTGATGACGATGCTCCTGTCGATGGCCGAAGCGGATCTGCGTGAGGTGCTCCCACGGATCGGGGTGCCTACGTTGCTGCTGTACGGGGAAGAAGACGCGCGCTCACCGCTACCGGTTGCCAAGGAGCTGCACCGCAAGATCCCCGGCTCCCAGTTGGTCGTGCTTCCGGAGGTCGGGCACATGTGCAACATGGAAGCAGCCGATCGCTTCAACGCCGCGTTGCGCGCCTTCCTGCGCGCCCACTAA
- a CDS encoding acyl-ACP desaturase encodes MTDVRPLSPIDLLGELEPVLARNFDRHLASTGEWFPHEYVPYELGRNFELEPWKPQDSGLSDIGRVALEVNLLTEDNLPYYHLNLWDAFRRNEAWGEWLRRWTAEEGRHSIVLRDYLTVTRGADPREVERGRMQMVQLGYDPEWSRLGPLDTVVFTTFQELATRISHRNTGELTRDPIARRITQRIATDENLHYVFYRDMAAAACELDPSSMVLAIRRQVRDFAMPGADMPEFRAKAKAMAAAGVYNFRIHHDQVLLPVLTNHWRIEHLDGLTDEAKQAREDVFAHLDKLDRVASRLDELGAPVLGVEAEAEPEAERAPPATARR; translated from the coding sequence TTGACGGACGTACGCCCGCTCTCCCCGATCGACCTGCTCGGCGAACTCGAGCCCGTGCTCGCCCGGAACTTCGACCGACACCTGGCCTCGACCGGTGAATGGTTCCCGCACGAGTACGTGCCGTATGAGCTGGGACGCAACTTCGAGCTCGAGCCGTGGAAGCCGCAGGACAGCGGACTCTCCGACATCGGGCGGGTGGCGCTCGAGGTCAACCTGCTCACCGAGGACAACCTCCCCTACTACCACCTGAACCTGTGGGATGCGTTCCGCAGGAACGAGGCGTGGGGCGAGTGGCTGCGCCGATGGACTGCCGAGGAGGGACGGCACTCGATCGTCCTTCGCGACTACCTCACCGTGACGCGGGGCGCCGATCCGCGCGAGGTCGAGCGCGGCCGGATGCAGATGGTGCAGCTCGGCTACGACCCCGAGTGGAGCCGCCTCGGTCCCCTCGACACCGTCGTGTTCACCACGTTCCAGGAGCTCGCGACGCGCATCTCACACCGCAACACGGGCGAGCTCACGCGGGACCCGATCGCGCGCCGTATCACACAGCGGATCGCCACCGACGAGAACCTCCACTACGTCTTCTATCGCGACATGGCCGCGGCGGCGTGCGAGCTCGATCCGTCGTCGATGGTGCTCGCGATCCGCCGGCAGGTGCGCGATTTCGCGATGCCGGGCGCTGACATGCCCGAGTTCCGCGCGAAGGCGAAGGCGATGGCGGCGGCCGGCGTGTACAACTTCCGGATCCACCACGACCAGGTGCTGCTGCCCGTGCTGACGAACCACTGGCGGATCGAGCACCTCGACGGGCTGACCGACGAGGCGAAGCAGGCGCGTGAGGACGTCTTCGCCCACCTGGACAAGCTCGACCGTGTCGCGTCCCGTCTCGACGAGCTTGGTGCTCCCGTGCTCGGCGTGGAGGCCGAGGCCGAACCCGAGGCCGAACGCGCCCCCCCGGCCACCGCCCGACGTTAG
- a CDS encoding ABC transporter ATP-binding protein: MSAPTVEIDDIRKRFGRTAALDGMSFAAAGGITGLLGPNGAGKTTLLRMIATVLAPDDGRLSLLGRDPSVAGDRLAIRRRLGYLPQEPGFHRSFTAFEFVDYVAILKEMTDRRARHDEVRRVLEIVGLSGVADRKIKALSGGMRRRVGLAQALLRGPELLVLDEPTAGLDPEQRLRFRELVSDLASDTTVILSTHQTEDVAALCQRVVVMLDGGALFEGTPGELAAVAEGRVWLAADRGDDPRLSWRTPEGAHRNIGEAPAGAHLVPPTLEDGYLLLVGDRGHGQVAA, from the coding sequence ATGAGCGCACCGACGGTTGAGATCGACGACATCCGCAAGCGGTTCGGCCGCACGGCGGCTCTGGACGGGATGAGCTTCGCGGCGGCGGGCGGGATCACCGGTCTTCTCGGGCCCAACGGGGCGGGCAAGACGACCCTGCTACGCATGATCGCGACCGTGCTCGCGCCCGACGACGGGCGTCTCAGCCTCCTAGGGCGTGACCCGTCGGTCGCCGGTGATCGTCTCGCGATCCGCCGGCGACTCGGGTATTTGCCGCAGGAACCCGGGTTCCATCGATCGTTCACGGCCTTCGAGTTCGTCGACTACGTCGCGATCCTCAAGGAGATGACCGACCGGCGGGCGCGACACGACGAGGTGCGCCGGGTGCTCGAGATCGTCGGACTCTCGGGGGTGGCGGATCGGAAGATCAAGGCGCTCTCCGGCGGCATGCGGCGCCGCGTGGGGCTGGCTCAGGCCCTGTTGCGCGGTCCCGAGCTGCTCGTCCTCGACGAGCCGACCGCGGGGCTCGACCCGGAGCAGCGCCTGCGGTTCCGCGAGCTCGTCTCGGACCTGGCGTCCGACACGACGGTGATCCTGTCGACCCATCAGACCGAGGACGTGGCCGCCCTGTGCCAGCGCGTCGTCGTGATGCTCGATGGCGGCGCTCTGTTCGAGGGCACACCCGGCGAGCTGGCGGCCGTGGCCGAAGGGCGCGTGTGGCTGGCCGCCGATCGCGGTGACGATCCTCGCCTGTCGTGGCGAACGCCCGAGGGCGCGCATCGCAACATCGGGGAGGCACCCGCGGGGGCCCACCTCGTGCCGCCCACGTTGGAGGACGGCTACCTGCTGCTCGTCGGCGATCGTGGCCACGGACAGGTGGCTGCCTGA
- a CDS encoding NAD(P)-binding domain-containing protein, with translation MSEGRIETTGEDVARFETVIIGGGQAGLAVGHYLRDRGGSFVILEANGHVGDSWRNRWDSLLLFTPARINGLPGMRFPAPGGEFVGKDAMADFLETYAERFRLPVRAGVRVDRLSRDQNGFVVSAGDQRFEAENVVVAMANYQDAQPPVFVGELDPGIVQMHSFEYRNPSQLQDGGVLIVGAGNSGADIGIEVSRDHRTWMAGKESAHIPFRIETAIARFVLLRIVRFVGQHVLTVRTPMGRKLRPKFLASAAPLVRVKPKDLVAAGIERVGRVEGVKDGLPQLDDGRTLDVSNVIWCTGFRPGFSWIDLPVFDERGDPEHERGVVGSQPGLYFVGLKFLYAATSDTITGVGRDAKRVANHIAGNGQR, from the coding sequence ATGAGCGAAGGGCGCATCGAGACGACGGGCGAGGATGTCGCTCGGTTCGAGACCGTCATCATCGGCGGAGGACAGGCAGGTCTGGCCGTCGGGCACTATCTGCGAGACCGCGGTGGGTCATTCGTGATCCTCGAGGCCAACGGGCACGTCGGCGACTCCTGGAGGAACCGGTGGGATTCCCTGCTGCTGTTCACGCCCGCACGGATCAATGGGCTTCCCGGCATGCGCTTCCCGGCCCCAGGCGGCGAGTTCGTCGGGAAGGACGCGATGGCCGACTTCCTCGAGACGTACGCGGAACGGTTCCGGTTGCCGGTCCGCGCGGGCGTCCGGGTCGACCGCCTCTCGCGGGATCAGAACGGATTCGTCGTCTCCGCCGGCGACCAGCGGTTCGAAGCGGAGAACGTTGTCGTCGCGATGGCGAACTACCAGGATGCCCAGCCACCGGTGTTCGTGGGTGAGCTCGATCCCGGGATCGTGCAGATGCATTCCTTCGAATACCGGAACCCGTCGCAGCTGCAGGACGGGGGGGTGCTGATCGTTGGCGCCGGCAACTCCGGAGCGGACATCGGCATCGAGGTATCGCGGGATCATCGGACATGGATGGCCGGGAAGGAGTCTGCTCACATTCCTTTCCGCATCGAGACGGCGATCGCCCGGTTCGTCCTGCTGCGGATCGTGCGGTTCGTCGGCCAGCACGTGCTCACCGTTCGCACTCCGATGGGCAGGAAGCTCCGTCCCAAGTTCCTTGCCAGCGCCGCGCCGCTCGTGCGGGTGAAACCCAAGGATCTCGTCGCGGCGGGCATCGAACGTGTGGGCAGGGTTGAGGGCGTCAAGGACGGTCTTCCGCAGCTGGACGACGGAAGGACCCTCGACGTCTCGAACGTTATCTGGTGCACGGGGTTCCGTCCGGGTTTCTCGTGGATCGACCTGCCGGTGTTCGATGAGCGAGGAGACCCGGAGCACGAGCGTGGAGTCGTCGGGAGCCAGCCGGGCCTCTACTTCGTGGGTCTCAAATTCCTCTACGCGGCGACCTCGGACACGATCACCGGCGTCGGCCGGGACGCGAAGCGCGTGGCGAACCATATCGCGGGAAACGGGCAGCGATGA
- a CDS encoding zf-HC2 domain-containing protein, which yields MSTWHADEALLARYVEAELDDARASSIESHLMGCEGCREAVATIVPPQRLDRIWAGVVDTLDTPRRGVVERALVRLRVPDHVARLLAATPSLRLSWLAAEVFVLVFAVITANTASGPNEELALFVFLVIGALLPVAGIAVAFGPGMDPTYEIGVAAPIRADRLLLLRAAAVLVTSIAITGCGAALLPALDAGIAAAWLLPSLGLSLAVLALGTRFAPLTSALGVTCTWLVTAAVAAAGAGDRMIAFRSVGQWVSVVVIVASATLLVRRRFAYERIAR from the coding sequence ATGAGCACATGGCACGCGGACGAAGCGCTGCTCGCTCGCTACGTCGAGGCGGAGCTGGACGACGCGCGCGCATCTTCGATCGAGAGCCACCTGATGGGGTGTGAAGGCTGTCGCGAAGCGGTGGCGACGATCGTCCCTCCGCAACGCCTCGATCGGATCTGGGCGGGCGTGGTCGACACGCTCGACACCCCTCGACGCGGCGTGGTCGAACGGGCATTGGTGCGGCTCCGGGTACCCGATCATGTCGCCCGCCTGCTCGCCGCCACTCCCTCGCTGCGCCTGTCCTGGCTCGCAGCCGAGGTCTTCGTGCTCGTGTTCGCGGTGATCACCGCGAACACGGCGAGCGGCCCGAACGAGGAGCTCGCCCTGTTCGTGTTCCTCGTGATCGGAGCGTTGCTGCCCGTCGCCGGGATCGCCGTCGCCTTCGGGCCCGGCATGGATCCGACCTACGAGATCGGCGTGGCCGCTCCGATCCGCGCCGATCGGCTGCTGTTGCTGCGCGCGGCCGCGGTGCTCGTGACCTCGATCGCGATCACCGGGTGCGGCGCGGCGCTGCTCCCCGCTCTCGACGCGGGCATCGCCGCCGCATGGTTGCTGCCCTCCCTCGGGCTGTCCCTCGCCGTGCTCGCCCTCGGCACCCGATTCGCGCCACTGACCTCCGCCCTCGGCGTCACCTGCACGTGGCTCGTGACGGCGGCGGTCGCGGCGGCCGGGGCCGGTGATCGGATGATCGCGTTCCGCTCCGTCGGACAGTGGGTGTCCGTCGTCGTCATCGTCGCTTCGGCCACGCTGCTGGTCCGCCGACGCTTCGCCTACGAAAGGATCGCTCGATGA
- a CDS encoding DUF2188 domain-containing protein, with translation MPRRTRYTVDQDTNGRWQGKRGSDVVVSGATKADVVKKTIATAKKDDASQVVIKGRDGRIQEERTYPR, from the coding sequence ATGCCGAGGCGCACGCGGTACACGGTGGACCAGGACACGAACGGCAGGTGGCAGGGGAAGCGGGGTAGCGACGTCGTGGTCTCTGGCGCGACCAAGGCGGATGTGGTCAAGAAGACGATCGCGACCGCGAAGAAGGACGACGCGTCGCAGGTCGTCATCAAGGGCCGCGACGGTCGCATCCAGGAGGAGCGCACCTACCCGCGGTAG
- a CDS encoding DCC1-like thiol-disulfide oxidoreductase family protein: protein MRGADTSTRLTVVYDERCGFCVRCRDWLAGQRCLVPVELLPAGSGTARRRFGALPWLGDELVVVDERGRVWVGPGAFLMCLWATARFRSQAFRLSRPGWARSAERFFLYVSKRRSRWGALLDTKDPRVSWCDEAKMRWDP from the coding sequence ATGCGCGGCGCCGATACGAGTACCCGGCTTACGGTCGTGTACGACGAACGGTGTGGGTTCTGCGTGCGATGCCGGGACTGGCTCGCGGGGCAGCGGTGTCTCGTGCCGGTGGAGCTGCTCCCGGCGGGATCCGGAACGGCGCGGCGCCGGTTCGGCGCGCTGCCGTGGCTCGGCGACGAGCTCGTCGTCGTGGACGAGCGCGGCCGGGTGTGGGTCGGGCCCGGAGCGTTCCTGATGTGTCTGTGGGCCACCGCGCGGTTCCGCTCGCAGGCGTTCCGCCTGTCCCGTCCGGGGTGGGCTCGGTCGGCCGAGCGCTTCTTCCTCTACGTGTCGAAGCGACGCAGCCGGTGGGGAGCGCTGCTGGACACGAAGGATCCGCGCGTGTCGTGGTGCGACGAGGCCAAGATGCGGTGGGATCCGTGA
- a CDS encoding DUF222 domain-containing protein: MSELGSAVEALRAETLAEMPDALIEENFTEMQRASEQIELERLRRIAEIDRRGIHRRDGHLSVVVWLVDRFRVSWGSAREAVRTARSLGDMGTTRRALEEGGLSMPAARALVAAREVDPPAFAQVEDVLVEAARTQPLAQLKRAIAHWRERVERERPIDREQSLRRRRHFHASVTFEGMVRVDGDLDPETGESLLTALRAATDAEVRSGDGGSRTPARRRADALGEICRGFLDRCDRPQIAGERPHITLTVDASALATLADATAPAGEFDHVGPASPPTARRLACDASVMRVVTAGRSEPLDVGRRTPIVPPSMRRAVVVRDVQCRFPGCDRPHTWCDAHHVQHWADGGSTATSNLLLLCRPHHRLVHRPGGFRLELVDGQPVFRRPDGSALSADGRAPP; encoded by the coding sequence ATGAGCGAGCTTGGATCGGCGGTCGAGGCGTTGCGGGCGGAGACGCTCGCGGAGATGCCGGACGCGCTGATCGAGGAGAACTTCACCGAGATGCAGCGCGCCAGCGAGCAGATCGAGCTCGAGCGGCTCCGTCGTATCGCCGAGATCGATCGACGGGGGATCCACCGACGCGACGGGCACCTCTCGGTTGTGGTGTGGCTGGTCGACCGGTTCCGGGTCTCGTGGGGATCCGCGCGAGAGGCCGTGCGCACGGCGCGGTCTCTGGGCGACATGGGAACCACGCGTCGCGCGCTCGAGGAGGGCGGGCTCTCGATGCCCGCCGCGCGGGCCCTCGTCGCTGCGCGCGAGGTCGACCCGCCGGCGTTCGCTCAGGTCGAGGACGTGCTCGTCGAAGCCGCTCGCACGCAGCCACTTGCTCAGCTCAAACGTGCCATCGCGCACTGGCGTGAACGTGTCGAACGCGAACGCCCGATCGATCGGGAGCAGTCCCTCCGTCGGCGACGGCACTTTCACGCATCGGTGACGTTCGAGGGCATGGTGCGCGTCGACGGCGACCTCGATCCCGAGACGGGGGAGTCGCTGCTCACCGCCCTTCGCGCCGCAACGGATGCCGAAGTCCGTTCCGGCGACGGCGGGTCGCGAACGCCGGCACGGCGCCGGGCGGATGCGCTCGGCGAGATCTGTCGTGGGTTCCTCGACCGGTGCGATCGCCCGCAGATCGCCGGTGAACGCCCACACATCACGCTGACGGTCGACGCGTCGGCACTCGCCACGTTGGCCGACGCGACGGCGCCCGCCGGGGAGTTCGACCACGTGGGTCCGGCCTCTCCACCCACGGCGCGGCGTCTCGCCTGCGACGCGTCCGTGATGCGGGTCGTCACCGCCGGTCGCTCCGAGCCCTTGGACGTCGGCCGTCGCACCCCGATCGTGCCGCCGTCGATGCGGCGCGCGGTGGTCGTTCGCGACGTGCAGTGCCGGTTCCCCGGCTGCGATCGCCCGCACACATGGTGTGACGCCCACCACGTCCAGCACTGGGCGGACGGCGGATCGACGGCGACGAGCAACCTGCTCCTGCTCTGCCGGCCCCACCACCGGCTGGTCCATCGACCGGGCGGGTTCAGGCTCGAGCTCGTCGACGGCCAGCCGGTGTTTCGACGACCGGACGGATCGGCGCTCTCGGCCGATGGTCGGGCCCCGCCGTAG
- a CDS encoding GYD domain-containing protein translates to MPLYLSRFNYTPETWARLIGNPEDRRKAAQSYIESVGGRLHGFWYAFGTHDGYTLWEAPDNVSMAAVALAIGSGGAMSSFDTTVLLTIDETMDALRKAEHVKYRAPGA, encoded by the coding sequence ATGCCGCTCTATCTATCGAGGTTCAACTACACACCGGAGACATGGGCTCGGCTGATCGGCAACCCAGAGGACCGGCGTAAAGCGGCTCAGTCCTACATCGAGTCGGTCGGCGGGAGACTTCATGGATTCTGGTACGCCTTCGGTACGCACGACGGCTACACGCTGTGGGAGGCCCCCGACAACGTCTCAATGGCCGCGGTTGCGCTGGCGATCGGTAGCGGCGGTGCGATGAGCTCGTTCGATACGACCGTCCTCTTGACCATCGACGAAACGATGGACGCGCTGCGCAAGGCCGAGCACGTGAAGTACCGAGCGCCCGGCGCCTAG
- a CDS encoding RNA polymerase sigma factor: MTVRADGDDALLQAVAGGDRAALDALYRRHAPWLLVRLSRRYADPGVVEEVVQDTFVAVWRGAGRYKGTGEVAAWIWGIGIRRLIDRLRRAPAPLAVPAADDAVVSAEDEVLQGIEHGDLGVALGRLSPELRAVLQATVLDGLTTKEAATLLGIPQGTVKTRASRARQELRRSLA; the protein is encoded by the coding sequence ATGACGGTCCGCGCAGACGGCGACGACGCGCTCCTGCAGGCGGTGGCCGGCGGAGATCGCGCAGCGCTCGATGCGCTGTACCGGCGGCACGCGCCGTGGCTGCTCGTGCGCCTGTCCCGGCGGTACGCGGACCCCGGCGTGGTGGAGGAAGTCGTGCAGGACACGTTCGTCGCGGTATGGCGCGGCGCGGGCCGCTACAAGGGAACGGGAGAGGTCGCGGCGTGGATCTGGGGCATCGGGATCCGGCGCCTGATCGACCGGCTCCGACGGGCTCCCGCCCCGCTGGCCGTTCCGGCCGCCGATGACGCGGTCGTGTCCGCGGAGGACGAAGTGCTCCAGGGCATCGAACACGGCGACCTCGGCGTCGCGCTCGGGCGGCTGTCGCCCGAGTTGCGCGCCGTGCTGCAGGCCACGGTTTTGGATGGACTCACCACGAAGGAGGCGGCGACCTTGCTCGGGATCCCGCAGGGAACGGTCAAGACCCGCGCCTCGCGCGCGCGGCAGGAGTTGCGGAGGTCGCTGGCATGA
- a CDS encoding adenylate/guanylate cyclase domain-containing protein — protein MERDTGYARLGSDRIAYEVFGSGSVDLVVTAGSFSAFDSDWDDPMAEMFLRRLASFVRVIRFDRRGTGASDPLPLDALPPWESFIEELDCVMEDVGSQRAAIMAIYDAGPMAMLFASTKPECTTALVLVNTGAKYIADEDYPMGVPSEVAEELNRTMADRWGGEEHVVLQVPSRADDPAFRAWYARKTRSISGPAAAAAYFKAMFKADARAILPAIHTPTLVLHRSSYRFMPVEHGRYLADHIEGATLAELPGSDGPLFWERPDDALDAIERFLTGVTPPASTDRVLSTVLYTDIVDSTERLEQMGDTRWRSVLDMHDDIAGRLVAANGGHLVKTTGDGVLATFDGPGRGIRFATSFRERLQPLGLTIRTGIHTGEVELRGNDVGGMAVHLAARIMADAADGEVLVSRTVKDLVVGSDLSFEDRGMHQLKGIDGEWQLLSVLPA, from the coding sequence ATGGAGCGCGATACGGGCTACGCGCGCCTCGGTTCGGATCGGATCGCCTACGAGGTGTTCGGCTCGGGTTCGGTCGATCTGGTCGTGACGGCCGGGAGCTTCAGCGCGTTCGACAGCGACTGGGACGATCCGATGGCCGAGATGTTCCTCCGGCGCCTCGCCTCGTTCGTCCGCGTGATCCGGTTCGATCGTCGCGGAACGGGTGCGTCAGATCCGTTGCCGCTGGATGCGCTCCCACCGTGGGAGTCGTTCATCGAGGAACTCGACTGCGTGATGGAGGACGTCGGGTCCCAGCGGGCGGCGATCATGGCGATCTACGACGCCGGGCCGATGGCGATGCTGTTCGCGTCGACCAAGCCCGAGTGCACGACCGCCCTGGTCCTGGTGAATACGGGCGCGAAGTACATCGCCGACGAGGACTATCCGATGGGCGTGCCGTCCGAGGTCGCAGAGGAACTGAACCGCACGATGGCGGACCGCTGGGGTGGGGAGGAGCACGTCGTGCTCCAGGTCCCGAGCCGGGCCGACGACCCCGCGTTCCGCGCCTGGTACGCGAGGAAGACGCGCTCGATCTCCGGGCCCGCCGCGGCCGCCGCGTACTTCAAGGCGATGTTCAAGGCCGACGCGCGGGCGATCCTCCCCGCGATCCACACTCCGACCCTCGTGCTGCATCGCTCGTCGTACCGCTTCATGCCGGTCGAGCACGGGCGCTACCTCGCCGACCACATCGAGGGTGCGACCTTGGCCGAGCTTCCCGGGTCGGACGGTCCCTTGTTCTGGGAACGACCGGACGACGCACTGGACGCGATCGAGCGGTTCCTCACCGGCGTCACGCCGCCCGCCTCGACCGACCGCGTCCTGTCGACCGTGCTCTACACCGACATCGTGGACTCCACGGAACGGCTCGAACAGATGGGGGACACGCGCTGGCGCAGCGTGCTCGACATGCACGACGACATCGCGGGGCGACTGGTCGCCGCGAACGGTGGACACCTCGTGAAGACCACGGGAGACGGCGTCCTCGCGACCTTCGACGGCCCGGGGAGGGGGATCCGGTTCGCGACCTCGTTCCGTGAACGGCTGCAGCCGCTGGGCCTGACGATCCGAACGGGCATCCACACCGGGGAGGTGGAGCTGCGCGGGAACGACGTCGGCGGTATGGCCGTGCACCTGGCCGCGCGGATCATGGCCGACGCCGCGGACGGAGAGGTCCTCGTGTCGAGGACGGTCAAGGATCTCGTCGTCGGCTCGGATCTGTCGTTCGAGGATCGAGGGATGCATCAGCTGAAGGGGATCGATGGCGAGTGGCAGCTGTTGTCGGTCCTGCCCGCGTAG